A single region of the Candidatus Protochlamydia amoebophila UWE25 genome encodes:
- a CDS encoding BON domain-containing protein has translation MKKHLFALTALSLALTACENTHQTNADNTARNARDRNGHTLTPIDQSETEADRAITQKIRQALVEEETLSINGKNVKIITINGVVTLRGPVNSEDEKNQISKKAKSINGVKNVDNQLEVIREIPVKAENR, from the coding sequence ATGAAAAAACATTTATTTGCTTTGACTGCTCTTTCTTTAGCTTTAACAGCCTGTGAAAATACACATCAAACTAATGCTGACAATACTGCTCGTAATGCTCGTGATCGTAATGGTCATACTTTAACACCTATAGACCAATCTGAAACCGAAGCAGATCGCGCTATCACACAAAAAATCCGCCAAGCTTTAGTTGAAGAAGAAACCCTGTCTATAAACGGGAAAAATGTTAAAATTATCACAATTAATGGCGTTGTTACTTTACGTGGGCCCGTCAATAGTGAAGATGAAAAAAATCAAATTAGTAAAAAAGCCAAGTCTATTAACGGCGTAAAGAATGTTGATAATCAACTTGAAGTTATACGCGAAATACCTGTTAAAGCTGAAAATCGCTAA
- a CDS encoding Nif3-like dinuclear metal center hexameric protein — protein MIKLRNLKELLTQIFPEEGLIDYCPNGLQVEGKSEIKILATAVSASLNTIQMAIEKNVDALIVHHGIFWQRDSYVIEGTKREKLFTLLKSGVSLFAYHLPLDKHLILGNNWKAAHDLGWEKLEPFAFMNGIPIGVKGKIKPTKREIVKANLERYYQHSANCALGGPELIQTLALVSGGAHKSILDAGRDRVDAFITGSFDEPTWHQAFEEKINFYALGHSATERVGPQALAKYLEEQLKTPCLFLDAFNPF, from the coding sequence ATGATAAAATTAAGAAATTTGAAAGAGTTATTGACTCAAATTTTTCCGGAAGAAGGTTTGATAGATTATTGTCCGAATGGTTTACAAGTGGAAGGAAAAAGCGAAATAAAAATTTTAGCAACAGCTGTCTCAGCAAGTTTAAATACGATTCAAATGGCCATAGAAAAAAATGTGGACGCACTTATTGTTCACCATGGAATTTTTTGGCAAAGAGATAGTTATGTGATCGAAGGAACTAAAAGGGAAAAGCTTTTTACTTTACTGAAATCCGGGGTTTCTCTTTTCGCATACCATTTGCCCTTAGATAAGCATCTTATATTAGGCAATAATTGGAAGGCAGCTCATGACTTGGGATGGGAAAAGTTAGAACCCTTCGCCTTTATGAATGGAATTCCAATTGGCGTCAAAGGAAAAATTAAACCGACAAAACGAGAGATTGTTAAAGCAAACCTGGAAAGGTATTATCAACATTCTGCTAACTGTGCTTTGGGAGGGCCAGAGCTTATTCAAACTTTAGCTTTAGTGTCGGGGGGAGCTCATAAATCTATTTTAGACGCAGGTCGAGATCGGGTAGATGCTTTCATCACGGGAAGCTTTGATGAGCCTACTTGGCATCAGGCATTTGAAGAAAAAATTAATTTTTATGCATTAGGGCATTCTGCGACTGAACGTGTAGGTCCGCAGGCATTAGCCAAATATTTAGAAGAACAATTAAAAACGCCTTGTTTATTTTTAGACGCATTTAACCCTTTTTAA
- the rpiA gene encoding ribose 5-phosphate isomerase A, whose protein sequence is MTQTNDSPSIKAKKAAALKAVEFVQDQMIIGLGTGSTIAYFIEALGKRCQAGLKITAIASSERSMRQARLVGIPIVDSDTILELDLTIDGADEIDPLKQMIKGGGGALLREKLIASASKEMIVVIDETKLVNKLGKFPVATEISIFTFRHIVKKLKDHGYCGSLRVNQDQSLYRTDNGNYIFDICFPEPIDNPIFEHNRLKSFAGVLETGLFFNLAGRVIIGYQNGMTKIVA, encoded by the coding sequence ATGACACAAACAAACGATTCGCCATCCATTAAAGCAAAAAAGGCAGCTGCCCTTAAAGCTGTAGAATTTGTTCAAGATCAAATGATTATTGGTTTAGGAACAGGTTCCACAATAGCCTACTTCATTGAAGCTTTGGGTAAGCGCTGTCAAGCAGGCCTAAAAATAACTGCAATTGCCTCTTCAGAACGATCCATGCGGCAGGCTCGATTGGTTGGCATTCCTATTGTCGATTCAGACACTATTTTAGAATTAGATTTAACAATCGATGGAGCGGACGAAATAGATCCTCTCAAACAGATGATTAAAGGAGGAGGAGGAGCTCTTTTACGAGAAAAACTCATTGCCTCAGCAAGTAAAGAAATGATCGTTGTTATCGATGAGACTAAACTTGTGAATAAATTAGGAAAATTTCCCGTAGCTACCGAGATTTCAATATTTACATTTCGTCATATAGTAAAAAAACTTAAGGATCACGGTTATTGCGGATCGTTACGAGTTAATCAAGATCAGAGTTTGTATCGTACAGATAATGGAAATTATATTTTTGATATTTGTTTTCCTGAACCTATTGACAATCCTATTTTTGAACATAATCGGCTTAAAAGTTTTGCCGGGGTTTTAGAAACTGGCCTTTTTTTTAATTTAGCAGGGCGTGTTATCATTGGATACCAAAATGGAATGACTAAAATTGTTGCATGA
- a CDS encoding bifunctional nuclease family protein: protein MQSELIQLNFDKIMQTRSYTVVILGTAEKRFAVYTDPQIGKTLQMFLTEAERLRPLTHDLIDKIFNGLDISVKQVVINDVQDTIYFARLFLEQNIGEMKHILEIDARPSDCLTLALMNNAPVYCTKEVLEKTIAVEE, encoded by the coding sequence ATGCAATCTGAACTCATTCAACTTAACTTTGATAAAATCATGCAAACGCGATCTTATACAGTTGTTATTTTAGGAACCGCTGAAAAACGATTTGCCGTTTATACGGACCCTCAAATTGGTAAAACCCTACAAATGTTTTTGACTGAAGCGGAAAGACTAAGGCCTCTAACACATGATTTAATAGATAAAATTTTTAACGGTTTAGATATTTCAGTTAAACAAGTAGTTATCAATGACGTTCAAGATACAATTTACTTCGCAAGACTTTTTTTAGAACAAAATATTGGAGAAATGAAACATATTCTAGAAATCGATGCTCGTCCTAGTGATTGCTTAACTTTAGCCTTGATGAATAATGCACCTGTCTATTGTACAAAAGAGGTGTTAGAAAAAACAATTGCAGTTGAAGAATAA
- a CDS encoding HPr family phosphocarrier protein, whose amino-acid sequence MLKTTEKSVVKGKFIVSNDRGLHTRPSTELVKCANSFRSQVFLKYQKLAVNAKSLLGVLMLAASKGAKIGIEAEGVDAQEAVESIIELANNNFYIKY is encoded by the coding sequence ATGCTGAAAACAACTGAAAAGTCTGTTGTTAAGGGAAAATTTATTGTTAGTAACGATCGAGGACTTCATACAAGACCTTCAACAGAACTTGTAAAGTGCGCAAATAGTTTTAGATCTCAAGTTTTCTTGAAATATCAAAAGCTTGCTGTTAATGCAAAATCATTACTTGGCGTTTTAATGTTAGCTGCTTCAAAAGGGGCTAAAATTGGGATTGAAGCAGAAGGAGTGGATGCTCAAGAAGCTGTAGAATCTATTATTGAACTTGCTAACAATAATTTTTATATTAAATATTAA
- the pepF gene encoding oligoendopeptidase F, producing the protein MTKSREEVSLSDRWNVEELYLSHEAWEQAFQTFSNAGSQQTSLCPAIQALQGSLHRGPEYVKNTLDLMMSMDRELSKLYTYAHLRHDEDIANPIFKKSYEQILTIAHKFSQEISWFQPELLALSNEQLEEYLNSPALVAYKFHLEKIIRTKKHTLSFENEKLLAFAGQALQTSYKAFNAISDADFKFAPIKDDKGSEHALSHATYSLYIRDQDRFLREKAFNQYHHQYLAYENTLCELLSGQVQNHLFQARSRHYTSCLESALFPKNIPTSVYHALIEAVTEKISVLHRYMGLRKRILKLDQLHLYDIYVPLTSAVDIRLSYKEAEDIVIESVAPLGSEYQSLLAKGLKEERWVDRYENQNKRSGAYSSGCFDSMPYILMNYKNLLRDVFTLAHEAGHSMHSLYSRRTQPYQYSDYPIFLAEVASTFNEDLLSRLLINRCQDPIEKIFLVNQKVEDIRATLFRQTMFAEFELLIHEQVEQDIPLTPQLLKQEYRKLNHKYFGPDVIIDKAIDIEWARIPHFYYNFYVFQYATGISAALAIADKVVNGQQQDRENYLNFLKGGCSQYPIEMLKMAGIDMESPLPVKSTIQKFDQLLNELESLLTDVKV; encoded by the coding sequence ATGACTAAATCTCGCGAAGAAGTTTCATTAAGTGACCGTTGGAATGTAGAAGAACTTTATCTTTCTCATGAAGCTTGGGAACAAGCTTTTCAAACATTTTCTAATGCTGGAAGCCAGCAAACATCACTTTGCCCTGCTATCCAAGCTTTACAAGGTTCACTTCACCGAGGCCCTGAATATGTTAAAAATACTCTAGATTTAATGATGAGCATGGATCGAGAGCTTTCTAAGCTTTACACATATGCTCATTTACGTCATGACGAGGATATTGCGAATCCAATATTTAAAAAATCTTATGAGCAAATTCTGACTATTGCTCACAAGTTTTCTCAAGAAATTTCTTGGTTTCAACCTGAATTGCTTGCTCTATCTAATGAACAATTAGAAGAATATTTAAACTCTCCTGCTTTAGTCGCTTATAAATTTCATTTAGAAAAAATTATCCGCACCAAAAAGCATACATTATCGTTCGAAAATGAAAAATTACTAGCTTTTGCCGGTCAAGCTTTGCAAACATCTTATAAAGCGTTTAATGCAATTAGTGATGCGGATTTTAAATTTGCTCCTATCAAAGATGATAAAGGAAGCGAACATGCCCTGTCTCATGCTACTTATAGTCTATATATTCGAGACCAAGATCGCTTTTTGAGAGAAAAAGCCTTTAACCAGTATCATCATCAGTATTTAGCTTATGAAAATACTCTTTGTGAACTCCTTTCGGGTCAAGTGCAAAATCATCTTTTTCAAGCACGTTCTAGACATTATACTTCCTGCTTAGAATCAGCCTTATTCCCTAAAAATATACCCACATCTGTTTACCATGCTTTAATTGAGGCTGTAACAGAAAAAATCTCAGTTTTACATCGGTATATGGGCTTGCGCAAAAGAATCTTGAAATTAGACCAACTCCATCTTTACGATATTTACGTCCCTCTAACTAGTGCCGTGGATATTCGTTTATCTTATAAAGAGGCAGAAGATATTGTCATTGAATCTGTCGCTCCTCTCGGTTCCGAATATCAATCTTTATTGGCGAAAGGATTAAAAGAAGAGCGTTGGGTAGATCGCTACGAAAACCAAAATAAGCGTTCGGGTGCTTATTCTAGTGGATGTTTTGACAGTATGCCTTATATTCTTATGAATTATAAGAATCTTTTAAGAGATGTATTTACATTGGCTCATGAAGCTGGCCATAGCATGCACAGCCTTTATAGTCGCCGCACACAACCCTATCAATATAGCGACTATCCTATTTTCTTAGCAGAAGTCGCTTCAACTTTTAATGAAGATCTTTTGAGTCGTTTACTTATTAATCGCTGTCAAGATCCTATTGAGAAAATTTTCTTAGTCAATCAAAAAGTTGAGGATATTCGAGCCACTTTATTTAGACAAACAATGTTTGCTGAATTTGAACTTTTAATCCATGAACAAGTAGAACAAGATATTCCTCTCACACCTCAGCTTCTTAAACAAGAATATCGCAAACTCAATCATAAATATTTTGGCCCCGACGTTATAATTGATAAAGCAATCGATATTGAATGGGCTCGTATTCCTCATTTTTATTATAATTTTTATGTATTTCAGTATGCAACTGGGATTAGTGCAGCTCTTGCCATAGCAGACAAAGTTGTTAATGGTCAACAACAAGATCGTGAAAACTATCTGAACTTTCTAAAAGGAGGCTGCAGCCAATACCCTATTGAAATGTTAAAGATGGCAGGTATTGACATGGAATCTCCCCTTCCAGTCAAATCTACTATTCAAAAATTTGATCAACTTCTGAATGAACTTGAATCTTTATTGACGGACGTCAAAGTCTAG
- a CDS encoding co-chaperone GroES, whose product MTQTQTVSQITKLKPLGNRVLVRRLAAEEKLKGGIILPDTAKKKQEQAEVIAIGTGKKDKNGTLVPMPVKIGDVILMEKYSGQEITLNDEELVILRADDIIAIVEK is encoded by the coding sequence ATGACACAAACTCAAACAGTCTCTCAAATCACGAAACTAAAACCTTTAGGAAATCGCGTTCTTGTTCGCCGCTTAGCCGCCGAAGAGAAGTTAAAAGGAGGAATCATTCTCCCCGACACTGCAAAAAAGAAACAGGAACAGGCAGAAGTCATAGCAATTGGAACAGGTAAAAAAGATAAAAACGGTACCTTAGTTCCCATGCCTGTCAAAATCGGTGATGTGATCCTTATGGAAAAATATTCGGGTCAAGAAATAACTCTAAATGATGAGGAGTTAGTGATTCTTCGTGCCGATGATATCATTGCCATTGTAGAAAAATAA
- the groL gene encoding chaperonin GroEL (60 kDa chaperone family; promotes refolding of misfolded polypeptides especially under stressful conditions; forms two stacked rings of heptamers to form a barrel-shaped 14mer; ends can be capped by GroES; misfolded proteins enter the barrel where they are refolded when GroES binds) produces MAAKIIKFKEDARQKILKGVRTLADAVKVTLGPKGRNVVIDKSYGTPHITKDGVTVAKEIELEDKFENMGAQMVKEVASKTADKAGDGTTTATVLAEAIYSEGLRNVAAGANPLDLKRGMEKAVKVIVQELKKRSKTVDDRNEIAQVATISANNDAEIGEMIAQAIEKVGRDGTITVEEGKGFETELDVVKGMKFDRGYLSAYFMTNSESQECILEDAYVLIYEKKISAIKEIIPLLQAVVETGRPLLIIAEDVEGEALATLVVNRLRAGLKVCAVKAPGFGDRRKAMLQDIAILTGGELISEEIGLKLETTTIEQLGRVKKAVLTKDETTLVEGAGTKAAILDRASQIKRQIEESTSDYDKEKLQERLAKLVGGVAVIHVGAATEIEMKEKKDRVDDAQRATAAAVEEGILPGGGTAFIRCIPAVNSLADSLEGDEKTGAKIMARSLSAPLRQIAENAGQEGAIILQAVEKMKEKEGYNALTGEYVDMITAGILDPTKVVRCALENAVSVAAMLLTTEAIVADIPEEKPAPAAPVGMDY; encoded by the coding sequence ATGGCCGCTAAAATTATTAAATTTAAAGAAGATGCCAGACAAAAAATTTTAAAAGGTGTCCGTACTTTAGCTGACGCTGTTAAAGTTACCCTCGGTCCTAAAGGACGTAATGTCGTTATTGACAAATCTTATGGAACTCCCCATATCACAAAAGACGGAGTCACTGTTGCTAAAGAAATCGAACTGGAAGATAAGTTCGAAAATATGGGCGCACAAATGGTTAAAGAAGTTGCTAGTAAAACAGCTGATAAAGCTGGCGATGGAACTACGACTGCAACCGTATTAGCTGAAGCAATCTACTCTGAAGGACTTAGAAATGTAGCAGCAGGTGCTAATCCTCTTGATCTAAAACGTGGAATGGAAAAAGCTGTTAAAGTTATTGTTCAAGAACTCAAAAAAAGAAGCAAAACAGTTGATGATCGCAATGAAATCGCACAAGTAGCCACTATTTCTGCTAATAACGATGCTGAAATCGGAGAAATGATTGCTCAAGCGATTGAAAAAGTTGGCCGTGATGGAACAATCACTGTTGAAGAAGGCAAAGGATTTGAAACTGAACTTGATGTCGTCAAAGGAATGAAATTTGATCGAGGTTATTTATCCGCTTATTTCATGACAAATTCGGAATCTCAAGAATGTATCTTAGAAGATGCTTATGTCTTAATTTATGAGAAAAAAATCAGTGCGATTAAAGAAATTATTCCGCTTCTACAAGCCGTTGTGGAAACAGGTCGCCCTCTTCTTATTATCGCTGAAGATGTTGAAGGTGAAGCTCTTGCAACGCTTGTTGTCAATCGCCTACGTGCAGGTTTAAAAGTTTGTGCTGTTAAAGCACCCGGCTTTGGTGATCGTCGTAAAGCCATGTTACAAGATATTGCCATTCTTACTGGTGGAGAACTCATAAGTGAAGAAATTGGTTTAAAATTGGAAACAACAACAATCGAACAATTAGGTCGTGTTAAAAAAGCTGTTTTAACAAAAGATGAAACAACCCTTGTTGAAGGGGCTGGAACTAAAGCGGCTATTCTTGATCGCGCTTCACAAATCAAACGTCAAATTGAAGAAAGCACTTCGGACTATGATAAAGAGAAACTTCAAGAACGACTTGCTAAGCTCGTCGGTGGAGTTGCTGTGATTCATGTCGGAGCTGCTACAGAAATTGAAATGAAAGAAAAGAAAGACCGTGTAGATGATGCACAAAGAGCTACCGCTGCAGCCGTAGAAGAAGGGATTCTTCCTGGCGGTGGAACAGCCTTTATTCGTTGCATTCCAGCTGTTAATAGTTTAGCTGACAGTTTAGAAGGCGATGAAAAAACAGGTGCTAAAATCATGGCGCGCTCGTTAAGTGCTCCCCTTCGTCAAATTGCTGAAAATGCAGGACAAGAAGGTGCCATCATTTTGCAAGCTGTAGAAAAAATGAAAGAAAAAGAAGGATATAACGCATTAACAGGCGAATATGTAGACATGATCACAGCCGGTATCTTAGATCCTACTAAAGTTGTTCGCTGCGCGTTAGAGAACGCCGTTTCTGTTGCTGCTATGTTACTAACAACAGAGGCTATTGTTGCGGACATCCCAGAAGAGAAACCGGCTCCTGCGGCGCCTGTCGGCATGGATTATTAA
- the uvsE gene encoding UV DNA damage repair endonuclease UvsE produces the protein MHKIRWGLCCIFKEAPIKFRKTTVAYIARLNNRGEPYLNFLSTLILSNLNTLIAAIEYCKQFNIGSFRIQSEFLPLFKHSQYGYQLEQLPEAALIFQKFEYCKKLAQTNAVRLTFHPDQFVVLNSPHEHVVKNSIQELEYHGEIAELLGADVINIHAGGTYGNKAKALTNFAERFERLSKRVRTRLTIENDDRCFTPQDLLSLCQQLKIPLVYDVHHHRCLPDELSLEQASIQAYKTWDREPLFHISSPLEGWNGPKRERHHDYIDIQDFPTCWFDFPAMTIEIEAKAKELAIFKLQAELDLILKKIKHGFD, from the coding sequence ATGCATAAAATTAGATGGGGACTGTGTTGTATTTTTAAAGAAGCTCCAATTAAGTTTCGCAAGACAACTGTGGCGTATATTGCAAGATTAAATAATCGAGGCGAACCTTATTTAAATTTTTTAAGTACATTAATCTTAAGTAATTTAAATACGTTGATAGCTGCTATTGAATATTGTAAACAATTTAATATTGGGAGTTTTCGAATTCAAAGTGAATTTCTTCCTTTATTTAAACATTCTCAATATGGTTACCAACTTGAGCAATTACCAGAAGCTGCGCTTATTTTCCAAAAATTTGAATACTGCAAAAAATTAGCTCAAACAAATGCTGTTCGGCTAACCTTTCATCCTGATCAATTTGTCGTTCTTAACTCCCCTCACGAGCATGTCGTCAAAAATTCTATTCAAGAACTAGAATACCATGGAGAAATAGCAGAATTATTAGGAGCAGATGTAATCAACATTCATGCGGGAGGAACATACGGAAATAAAGCAAAGGCTCTAACTAATTTTGCAGAGCGATTTGAACGTTTATCAAAACGCGTTCGCACACGTTTAACAATAGAAAATGATGATCGGTGTTTTACTCCCCAAGATCTGCTTTCCCTTTGTCAACAACTCAAAATCCCCCTAGTTTATGATGTTCATCACCATCGTTGTTTACCCGATGAATTGTCCCTAGAACAAGCAAGCATTCAGGCTTATAAAACATGGGATCGAGAACCCCTTTTCCATATATCTTCTCCTTTAGAGGGCTGGAATGGACCAAAACGAGAAAGGCATCATGACTATATTGATATTCAAGATTTCCCTACCTGTTGGTTCGATTTTCCGGCAATGACAATTGAAATTGAGGCTAAAGCGAAAGAGCTAGCCATTTTCAAACTACAAGCTGAGCTTGATCTTATATTAAAAAAAATTAAACATGGGTTCGATTGA
- a CDS encoding DNA topoisomerase IB: protein MKKIKIKPEACTEIDPKKLAEVANLTYVNNFKHGITRERKGKQFIYKDSNGKIIIDSNEIKRIQALAIPPAYTDVWICPSLNGHIQATGRDAKGRKQYRYHALWKEVSDETKYGKMIAFAQALPTIRKRIKRDLSLTEMSKEKILAVVVYLLEMTLIRVGNEAYAKENNSFGLTTLQNHHVSIEGTEMTFKFIGKSGKQHTITLYDKRLAKIVKRCKDLPGQELFEYMDENAMPVSISSTNVNEYLRMITNDHFTAKDFRTWAGTVLTVFALQEFEHFDSHAQAKRNIVQAIEKVAKKLGNTPAICRKSYVHPEVFNAYLDQTLFKVTKRPSKKSVDLVMELSFEETYVLNFLKKRMK from the coding sequence ATGAAGAAAATTAAAATAAAGCCCGAAGCTTGCACAGAAATTGATCCGAAAAAATTAGCTGAAGTCGCTAATTTAACTTACGTGAACAATTTCAAACATGGAATTACGCGAGAGCGTAAAGGCAAACAGTTTATATATAAAGATAGCAATGGCAAAATTATTATCGATTCTAATGAAATTAAACGTATTCAAGCTTTAGCTATTCCTCCTGCCTATACAGATGTTTGGATCTGTCCGAGTCTTAATGGTCATATTCAAGCTACCGGACGGGATGCGAAGGGTCGTAAACAATACCGTTACCATGCACTTTGGAAAGAAGTTAGCGATGAAACCAAATATGGCAAGATGATCGCTTTTGCTCAAGCACTCCCTACAATCAGAAAACGAATCAAACGAGATTTATCTTTAACCGAGATGTCAAAAGAAAAAATTTTGGCTGTAGTCGTTTATTTATTAGAAATGACGCTCATCCGTGTAGGAAATGAAGCATATGCAAAAGAAAATAATTCTTTTGGATTAACAACCCTACAAAATCATCATGTTTCGATTGAAGGAACTGAAATGACTTTTAAATTTATTGGTAAAAGCGGAAAGCAGCATACCATCACTCTATACGATAAACGTCTAGCAAAAATTGTCAAGCGTTGTAAAGATTTGCCAGGACAAGAGCTTTTTGAATACATGGATGAAAATGCCATGCCTGTATCAATCAGTTCTACAAATGTTAATGAATATTTACGTATGATCACAAACGATCATTTTACAGCTAAAGATTTTCGTACATGGGCAGGAACAGTGTTGACTGTCTTTGCTTTGCAAGAATTCGAACACTTTGACTCACATGCGCAAGCAAAGCGTAACATTGTCCAAGCCATAGAAAAAGTGGCTAAAAAGTTAGGCAATACCCCAGCCATTTGCCGCAAAAGTTATGTCCATCCAGAAGTCTTTAATGCTTACTTAGATCAAACTTTATTTAAGGTGACAAAGCGCCCAAGCAAAAAATCTGTAGATTTAGTCATGGAACTTAGTTTTGAAGAAACGTATGTTCTCAATTTTTTAAAAAAGCGAATGAAATGA
- a CDS encoding glycosyltransferase family 4 protein: MKIAFIYFHYCLFFFTPILSAQNSTPAINQEPAPLSIVWEGSFLDLGSLSLVNQSFSKQLMQVPGVKLTCVSNRNLSSLQTLADPRVIDELKNWVHIVKIESTQEAQITVRHSWPPNWQAPKKGKWVLMQPWEYGYIPLEWIENIKKVDEVWVPTHFVKREFVESGVPESKVVVIPNGVDCLTFNPQIEPFPLKTNKKFKFLFLGGTIYRKGPDLLLTSYLKTFTNFDDVCLVVKDVGVKEAYAGQTYEKMFKEFQDKPNAPEIIYLDENLTANQIASIYKACDCLVHPYRGEGFGLPVLEAMACGLPVLVTKGGATDDFVTNAYGWLIPSLKKSIGLHFSGYTLAGEGWLMEPDIEALSMQMRWIANHPFIAKSKGAAASQYVKEHWTWQKAAEQALNRLKLIAN; the protein is encoded by the coding sequence ATGAAAATAGCATTCATATATTTCCATTATTGTTTATTCTTCTTTACCCCTATTTTATCAGCGCAAAATTCAACACCTGCTATTAACCAGGAACCAGCTCCGTTATCTATTGTTTGGGAAGGGTCTTTTTTAGACTTGGGAAGTTTGTCTCTTGTCAATCAAAGTTTTTCAAAACAATTAATGCAGGTACCGGGAGTTAAATTAACTTGCGTATCAAATAGAAATTTAAGTTCCTTGCAAACTTTAGCAGACCCCAGAGTAATTGATGAATTGAAAAATTGGGTTCACATTGTAAAAATAGAATCTACCCAAGAAGCTCAAATTACAGTGCGACATAGTTGGCCTCCTAATTGGCAAGCACCTAAAAAAGGAAAATGGGTTTTAATGCAGCCTTGGGAGTATGGCTATATCCCTTTAGAATGGATTGAAAATATTAAAAAAGTTGATGAAGTTTGGGTTCCCACGCATTTTGTTAAGCGTGAATTTGTAGAGTCTGGTGTTCCAGAAAGTAAAGTTGTTGTGATACCCAATGGGGTTGACTGTCTGACATTTAATCCGCAAATTGAACCTTTTCCTCTCAAAACAAATAAAAAATTTAAATTCCTTTTTTTAGGAGGCACAATTTATCGAAAAGGTCCTGATTTACTTCTGACAAGTTATTTAAAAACTTTTACTAACTTCGATGATGTCTGTTTGGTTGTCAAAGATGTGGGAGTTAAAGAGGCGTATGCAGGACAAACATATGAAAAAATGTTTAAAGAGTTTCAAGACAAACCTAATGCGCCCGAAATTATTTATCTTGATGAAAATTTAACCGCGAATCAAATTGCAAGTATTTATAAAGCCTGTGATTGTTTAGTACATCCCTATAGAGGAGAGGGATTTGGTCTCCCGGTTTTAGAAGCGATGGCTTGTGGTTTGCCAGTTCTTGTGACTAAAGGGGGAGCAACAGATGATTTTGTGACAAATGCCTATGGATGGCTAATTCCTTCTTTAAAAAAATCGATAGGTTTACATTTTAGTGGTTACACGCTTGCAGGAGAAGGTTGGTTAATGGAACCAGACATAGAGGCTTTGTCAATGCAAATGCGTTGGATTGCTAATCATCCCTTTATTGCAAAATCTAAAGGTGCGGCTGCGAGTCAGTATGTTAAAGAGCATTGGACTTGGCAAAAAGCGGCAGAACAAGCATTAAATCGTTTAAAACTAATCGCTAACTAG